The Elgaria multicarinata webbii isolate HBS135686 ecotype San Diego chromosome 11, rElgMul1.1.pri, whole genome shotgun sequence genome segment gagaaaccaaaatgggcaTTAAAAAACAGTGAGCCTTGCTAGATCGCACCAAGGTCCTTCCTGGTCCAGTAGCCTGTTTCCTGCATTGATCGGCCAGATGCCACCACCAACCACAAGGAAGGTATGAAGGCGACAGCTTGTCGCTAGCATCTGGTATACTggctctgaacatggaggttccaatGCTCAGTCACGCCTTTAAAGGGGGGATATCTTTCTTCCAGGAAAAATAAATGGATATGGCGGACGGAGATGAATTTTAAAGATGGTAATAGCTCTGTTCTATAGGGTTTTTCCCCACTTAGGTCCTCAGTGCCCTAAGTTCCTCTCACACAGTGTAATGTAGTTAAAGAACAAAGAGTTTTATAACTGTTATGTCCTAAAATCGGATGCTTCTAACTTGGCAGCCTTTTCTTCCCTCCTCACGCCCCCTCTCCGTGCCTTCCTACTGTacttgtgagatcttcacccgaGCCCTCGTTGTCCTTTCCTTTCTAGCTACATGCTAGTTAAACCGCCCCAGGGACTGGAATCTTGGCGCATTCGATGTGACTCACGAGCGCTCCTCgcacctccctccctttctccagtgGCAGGAGcgtgagggtggggagaggacggTGGGCTGAGAGCGTGACGCATAGTTGGTAGAGAACGGGGAGAGCGAGGGAGAGTCCCGCAAGTAGTGTGAGCTTCCCCCAAAGCAGGCACCACCGAAGAGGAGGCCCCAGTTGGTAGCTCTGCTGGGCCACCaaagtgtgtctagcagctatgtcggccttcatttttactctagagtagatgcagcccccccccccggatcaggATCTACAGtaacaaagaaaagggaaagggggggggaatcgtaGCCGCTAGACGcactttaaagtaatgtctgatttGGCCCTGTATGTTTGTGAAAACGAAGCACCATCGTTCTTGCGACGCAGGGAGAAAACACTCTCCTGTTACTTTCTGGAACCCCTCGAGTTCTACTAAGAAGAcatattaattttaaatatttgcttGCAGCGAGTTTTGTAACATTGATGATGTTTCCAGGACAGCGCTTGGGTGGGGTCACATTCTCCACGGTGAGAGGAAGCGAATCTGCGCCGGAagcggaggagggagggggggaaatccgtgtaggttttttttctttcgggccctcccccgcccccgcctctgcctcctccttcGCGAGCCCCTGTTTGTGTCACCGGCTCTGACGACAGCATCCTCCTCCGCATCCCGTCGCCATGGCAACCCTTTGTTACCACCAACGCTTGAGTggtccaggaggggagggggctggcagGGGTGGTATATAGGCAATGCTGGGGGGAGACCGAGAAGGAAACTCCAGATCTCCACCCAGAAAGAAGAAGATTAAGAAAAGCAAAGCTAGGAGACAAGGAAAGAAGCTGGAAGAGGGCAGAAGAATAtagatatatattatattatatttattatagattatatatgcacatatatatatatagagagagagagtgctatttggaagcagagaaagaagaaagggatAATTCTCTCAGATCCTGAAACAGAAATTCAGTTCCCTCCTCACTCTTATTACTCTTCTTTTCCAAAGGCATTTAGGTGGTCCAAAAGCAGGTTTCTTTTCAGAGAAGAGTTTTTGAGAGCTATTCTCGGAGCCTCCATTGAAAGACAGCCCTGACAGgtaatttttaatttgttaaaaaaTGTTTGGAGTTGTTTGGAGTAAAGGGAGTAACTGACTTTGGCACTGCTATTTTCCTGTGTGCAAAGGTCGTGATTTCTGAGGTGGGGACTAGGGAGAAATTGGCAGGGGCAGAGGAGGATCTGAATAGTTGGGAGTGGGTTTAGGTTCCAGGATTGGGAACATCTGATATACTAATTGGAAATGGTGTTTTCAGGGAGAGTGCCATTTAATGGTGAGAAGTAATTTGGGGTGCTGAGAAGAGGGGTGTATGGGATCAGATTTAGTGACTATATGGGAGGCAGATAAATGCCAGCTCACATCTTTGATTTAAAATGAGTTGAAACATTTTTTCAGGGCAGTTTAGAGACGGAGAGCTCAGAAATGACACAAGGCGTGAAAATGAGGATCGTGCATTTGTGGGACGTAGAAGAAAACTGGGATATTGTTTGGACAAATTTGGAGTTTGGGAAAAGGAATGGTTTGTTCACAATATTGAGGTTAAAGTGAGAAGGGGTTTGAGGGCCTCTTTTGGGGAGTCAGATGAGGGTAGCCATGTTCGTATGTCTGACTCTGGAATGTAGGGTGAGTGGTATGCATGTGACTAAGATTAAACATTTTGGACATCTATATTAGTGGGAAAAGTTAAATTCAGGGCTTGGAGATTAGATGTATACATGATAATTATGCACCTTTTGTAGTGCAAAACAGGCTTTGTGTTTATAGATGATACAGACAGAGTGGGGTCTGAATGCTTGTGCATTTTGAGGTTTGAAAGGGATATGATTCAGCATTATAGGCATGTGTAAGATGAAAGGAGTTTGAAAAGGAGATTTTTTTGACGGAAATAGCCCTCATAGGATGAAGACATTAAGTAGGTGGAAGCTGCAATCAGAATTGAGGATTCCTAGAGAGCCATCCAGGCTGCAGTTTTGATGTAACAGAACAGGGGGGAAAGCTGGGTGTGGAGGAGCACACACACTGAATTAAGTAGGGGATTTTTGGGAAGCAGTTAAAGGATATGGttacaagatcacaccctcttaTTCTGGGTGAGTTAATTCAGAATATCACCTAGCCTTTATTTTTGAGCACTAACACATTCTAGATCTACTACCCAAGATGTGAGCATACATTGGtagggggcaaaatggggaatTGCTTTTTCAAAATCTAGCAGTTACCTTGAGTGTGGTCATAGAGTAATTTAAAATGTGTTAAGGGCTAGCCAATCTGTGTTAAGTGATCTTGAGTATATGTTCTCCCTGGACCAGTGTTCCACCCAGTTTTCAAGGGTGCTTGCTTCAGAGAGTACTCACAAAAAGGGTTGTgtgagctggtgtgtgtgtggctgggggTTAAGGTAAATTAGGCTCACAAGTTCTAATTGCACAGAGGTTTATCTTAGCTGACTGCACAGAATCCTATTAGTAAAGTAATAAAACTAAGTGATACTCTTAAATGCCCCAGTAAGAAAAAGCAAAGCCCAATGTTGTTCTCCAAGATCTAGTATATCCTACTAAACAACATCACACCCATTGATCCAGTACAAACCTTGGAAGAATTAATTAATAAATCCTTGAGCATACTTGTATCCAAAAACATCTTGGTAGACTATGCATGTATATTGCAAGCATAGTTCAAATTGCAGGAGACACCAGTAACATTGAGTTAGGACCACAATATGCTgggtgttcatttgtttttattaaagaaagGGTCTTTATATGGATTTTGGTGGTGTTTACTGTGGAGGTGTGAAAGGGTCAGATAGGTGAATTAGAGAACTGATATTGGGAACAGGAAAGCCAAAATGGTAGGGAATGATGAatatatgtctctctctctcttgccagtATAGAGGATGGGGAGAACCTCTTGATACAAAAACTGTCTCCATCCCTAAGTGCCAATAATCATGACCTACAAGTCTGAGTCACAAATTAGCATTCAACCTTCCCCTCCCTGTTTTGAGCCTATTGCTGTGATAGtaaagggatggggggggaaggacgAGGATTAGGAATGGGCACTCTGAtagaggaggggtggagagagtCCAAGAGCCAGTCCAGTCTACTGCCCCTTTAAGAGGCTGTCCACTCCCTCCCCCTATTCCTCCATTTTCCCATCGTCTCCATCATCCGCATCATTCCTGCAGCATCACTGTTTCtagctccttcccccccccttcagccGTCAGAAGCAGGCGGCTTCACGGCATGAGAACGAGCAGCTGCTAGAGAGTTCTGAGGGTATGACAGAGGTAGGATATGGGGAAATATGTGGCTTTGCGCAAAAGTAGTACTTGCTGATCTGTCTGTCTCCATCTTTCATACCTTCATTTACTTATGAACTCATCTATCAACTCACTTTGCTCTATCTATTCATCTGCCTTGTTTTCCTCTGTTGCATCATGTTGCAATTCACCCAATTACCCTATCCATCTCTTCTGTCTAGTCTAAAAGTAATTTCTAACTCCCATCTCTACTTCACCCCAAATCTCCCTATATCCATTTGACTTTGAATTTGTATCTGTTGGATGGGggccagaggggtgggggaactggaaAAGGGGACAGAATCAGGGTATATGAACTTTTGATGTCTGGTGCATGTTAGTTCTGAGTACTAGCCTTAAGTAAGAGAACTAGAAAATTGGATTGTGCCTTTTTAACTCTATTTAAAGTGCACCAATTCTTAAGATTTTTGCCTCTCTTCTTCTCCCATAGCTGTTATGTACGCTGAACCATCCGCCATGAATTTCCGGAACCATGGGTTCTTCCGCCGTTCTCCGCCCCCTTCTGTGGCCAAACCGTCTCCCACGGCTGGGAACACTTTGTCCGTTTTAGGAGGCATTGCTCAGATCTCCCCCTGCCTCTACCTCTGCTCTGGCAATGCTGCATCCAACAGACATATGGTCTACTCCAGGGCGGTGACTTGCGTAGTGAATGCCACCATGGAAATCCCCAATGCCAATTGGCCGGATATTGACTATGTCAAAGTGCCCGTCCCTGACCTCCCCCATGCTCCGCTGTCCTTGTACTTTGATTCCGTGGCTGACAGGATACATCAGACTGGGAAGAAGAATGGAAGAACCCTTGTCCATTGCGTGGCAGGTGTAAGTAGATCTGCCTCCCTCTGTATTGCCTACTTAATGAAATACCACCGGTTGAGCCTCTTGGATGCCCATGAATGGGTGAAGAGCAGGCGCCCCATTGTAAGGCCCAACGTAGGCTTCTGGAGACAACTCATTGAGTATGAACGCAAGCTGTTTGGCAAGAACACGGTCAAGATGGTACCCTCACCCATTGGGTTGATCCCAGATGTCTATGAAAAGGAGACCCGTGGGCTGGTTCCCTTGTGGAACGTAAGATAGACTTTGGGCAACTTTGGGAAGATGGTTGGGTGGTGGGTTGCTTGAATTTAGGGTCAAAATGTTTCCAACCATGTTAGGACCTTAATAAGACCTTCTGGCATGGTGGACCTTGATAAGAAATTCTGTTATGGTAGCCTTCTTGTAAGACCTTGCAATATGAGTAGATCATGGAAAAGACTTGAGTTGCTTGGACCTTTCAATGTGATAGACTTTGGTGTTTGGCACCACCATGTCAAATATTGCTAAGAATTTATATTTTGCTTATATTTGGAGGATAGTTAAAAACAAGGTATAGGCTGTTAAGACTTCTATCTATAGCAGGGGCTCCAAGGTCTTAATATATTAATTCTCCCTtagtgaggaggaagagaagaaaaaaatcttTTGAAGATATAGAACCTTAGAACTACTTTCAAGCATTAGGGCTTgggtttactttatttttaataaacacaATACACTTTCCCCCTCAGGGAGTGAAATTTAAGCACTAAGGTGATAGGAATTAATCTTAACATTGTTCCAGAGGCACAATGTTCAAGGACTGCTCCACCAGTGATGAGGCAGAAGTCAAGAAGCCAAAAATGACCAAACTTCCAATGGCAAGATGGAAGTTAACAGCTTTAGAAAGCAGATGGAGAATTCCAATACAATAGTTTTTGCTGAGCAGGCTGCAATCTGGCCCATGAGTGTCATGAATAGTAGTTTTAGTACACTCATATGGGAAAGAGGAAACGTTTTACTATTACCTCAGTAAAGGGGCCACTCAAAGCTGTAGGAGACAAATCGCACTAAGTGTGGATTTTTAACTGGAAAGGGGCTGAAGTGCAAATCTATTTCTGACAAGGATTGCAGTTCAATATCAAAAGTCAGTCTCTTTCATCACTCCCTCCTCAGGAACAAAGTAAATATGGTGGAATTTTGATAGTGTGTGAAGGGCAGTTTTCTAAGCACTTTACAAGAGAGCACATTTTCCTGAAAAAAGCTGTCACTAGAAATAGGAaataatgggtggtggtggtgggggtttaaattaaaaaaatgctacAGAGAGACTATCAAAAAGAATAATGTAACAGCAGTTTTAAGGAGAAAGTTTATTCCTGAGGTGGCAGACCTGCAATTTAGGTATGCTAAACATTAGGTATGCTAAACATTAGGTATGGACAACATTTTGCAGTCCAAGGGAAAGGTAGC includes the following:
- the LOC134406294 gene encoding dual specificity protein phosphatase 14-like; protein product: MYAEPSAMNFRNHGFFRRSPPPSVAKPSPTAGNTLSVLGGIAQISPCLYLCSGNAASNRHMVYSRAVTCVVNATMEIPNANWPDIDYVKVPVPDLPHAPLSLYFDSVADRIHQTGKKNGRTLVHCVAGVSRSASLCIAYLMKYHRLSLLDAHEWVKSRRPIVRPNVGFWRQLIEYERKLFGKNTVKMVPSPIGLIPDVYEKETRGLVPLWNVR